A portion of the Candidatus Poribacteria bacterium genome contains these proteins:
- a CDS encoding endonuclease/exonuclease/phosphatase family protein, with protein MLKKLNYYSKLSKSMGSIRIVLLLFGILLSLVGCEKITPPMLPEVSTPDTEPLTVMTYNVYVGSSAEPLLSVENVLQVPQEVATMYNNVIAADFPGRAVAIAKSIMTYQPHLIGLQEISLIRTQSPGNSIAERTPDAEEVVLDYLQILMDALQAEGLSYQVAAQVENLDVEMPMFTDTGIADVRLTDYDVILSRSDVAISHPTSANYANALTIESLGLEVKRGYAAINATVSGVTYRVVNIHLEAFAEENRVAQVQELVGSLSDETLPIVLLGDFNTRAPDGTVYHLLLSAGYVDLWQMDSQGTGNTCCQDDDILNEVSDLSVRIDQIFVRNFELPPQILTHTIGDTPSERLPSGLWPSDHAGVVAHLAFE; from the coding sequence ATGTTAAAAAAACTGAATTATTATAGTAAACTTTCAAAATCTATGGGTTCCATCAGAATTGTTCTTCTATTATTTGGGATCCTGCTGAGTCTTGTAGGCTGTGAAAAGATAACGCCACCGATGTTACCAGAGGTCAGCACTCCAGATACAGAACCGCTCACCGTGATGACCTACAACGTTTACGTCGGAAGCAGCGCAGAACCGCTTCTATCTGTAGAAAATGTGTTACAGGTACCACAGGAAGTCGCCACTATGTACAACAACGTGATTGCCGCTGATTTTCCGGGACGTGCTGTGGCAATTGCCAAGTCCATAATGACATACCAACCACACCTCATCGGCTTACAAGAAATTTCGCTCATTCGCACGCAAAGTCCAGGCAATTCTATTGCAGAAAGAACGCCTGATGCTGAAGAGGTCGTCTTAGATTATCTCCAAATTTTGATGGACGCGCTCCAAGCAGAAGGCTTGAGCTATCAGGTCGCTGCTCAAGTCGAAAACCTTGATGTGGAAATGCCGATGTTCACTGATACTGGAATTGCTGATGTCCGATTAACCGATTATGATGTGATACTTTCCCGCAGCGATGTCGCAATATCACATCCTACAAGCGCAAACTACGCAAATGCCCTTACCATCGAAAGTCTCGGTCTTGAAGTAAAAAGAGGTTACGCTGCCATAAATGCCACTGTTTCTGGTGTCACTTACCGCGTTGTTAATATACATTTGGAGGCATTCGCGGAAGAAAACAGGGTCGCACAAGTGCAGGAATTGGTAGGTAGCCTCAGCGACGAAACTTTACCGATTGTCCTGTTAGGAGATTTCAATACAAGAGCACCCGATGGCACCGTCTATCATCTTTTGCTATCCGCGGGGTATGTTGACCTCTGGCAGATGGATTCCCAGGGAACTGGTAACACTTGTTGCCAAGACGATGACATCCTGAATGAAGTGAGTGATCTCTCTGTCCGGATTGATCAGATTTTTGTCCGAAATTTTGAACTGCCTCCGCAGATTCTAACTCACACCATAGGAGATACCCCCTCAGAACGGCTACCTTCCGGGTTGTGGCCCTCCGACCACGCAGGAGTTGTCGCCCATCTCGCCTTTGAATAG
- a CDS encoding ABC transporter substrate-binding protein, whose product MPAFLLSRILILKIVQTLVSIDEVQSAGDAAEGTITFTDWVSTADTPGHQTFVQNYTAKYGMEPSVWAAQSYAAVYILAEAIKNAQSTDSEAIAAALAEIKDFDTILGKFSFDSNGDAIYDPVVLIVKDGKLEVFE is encoded by the coding sequence ATACCTGCTTTTCTGCTTTCTCGCATCTTAATTCTTAAAATTGTCCAAACTTTAGTTTCTATAGACGAAGTTCAAAGCGCGGGGGATGCCGCCGAGGGAACGATTACTTTTACGGATTGGGTTAGCACAGCTGATACTCCCGGACATCAGACTTTCGTTCAGAATTACACCGCGAAATACGGCATGGAACCCAGTGTTTGGGCGGCACAATCGTATGCTGCTGTTTATATCCTCGCAGAAGCGATTAAAAATGCACAATCAACGGATTCAGAAGCGATTGCTGCTGCGCTCGCTGAGATCAAAGACTTTGACACCATTTTGGGTAAGTTCTCCTTTGATTCTAACGGAGACGCTATTTATGACCCTGTTGTTCTGATTGTTAAAGATGGCAAACTCGAGGTTTTCGAGTAG